From Paenibacillus sp. V4I7, one genomic window encodes:
- a CDS encoding EutP/PduV family microcompartment system protein → MKKILIIGIVASGKTTLAKRLSQKFSLPWYELDSIVHHKTATGRYKRSAEEQFEVIKEIDNKGAWIFEGTDRDSYQCLYKMSDSIIFLDTPLWKRRIRILTRFLKQKLGIEKCHYKPDIKMLKMMYKWTRDFEQSRNSFDAKLKRYNEKVIRLRDSNNLDLTKET, encoded by the coding sequence ATGAAAAAAATCCTCATTATTGGAATTGTTGCTAGTGGTAAAACGACATTGGCTAAACGCTTATCACAGAAATTCAGTCTGCCCTGGTATGAACTAGACTCCATAGTCCATCATAAAACAGCTACGGGACGGTACAAACGTTCAGCAGAAGAACAATTCGAAGTTATAAAGGAGATCGATAATAAAGGAGCATGGATATTCGAAGGAACAGATAGAGACTCCTATCAATGTTTGTATAAAATGTCAGATTCGATCATATTCCTTGATACTCCATTGTGGAAGCGAAGGATTAGAATCCTAACACGATTTCTCAAGCAAAAACTTGGTATTGAAAAGTGCCACTATAAACCAGATATCAAGATGTTGAAAATGATGTACAAATGGACGAGGGATTTTGAGCAAAGTAGAAACAGTTTTGATGCCAAGTTGAAAAGATATAATGAGAAAGTGATCAGGTTAAGAGATAGTAACAATCTGGATCTTACAAAAGAGACATGA
- a CDS encoding S-layer homology domain-containing protein: MKKVLLTTLATITIAGFSMESAKEPVKAADTQNVSFSDIAGHWSQSNVMTAIQKGYVDGYPDGTFRPDGTITRAEYAALLSRVTNLETTTTPNAFSDLKGHWSQTEVNKLVALGFIDPTDYPNGFEADKKLTRYEMMKWISTGLAKSDPSFQQALLDTKNTLLPTPETYKGGISTDQISYIALVKGTGIIEGFEDGSFRPDNSTTRAEVTTILLRYTDVEGKKADQYKALNELREVGTTGTNVTSLTPYYYTKNLSGDKPTFSNILNKPITLKNNSGSVKVHHLIIVDSDGDQGSGVYAPMFVDKVPKAFLGRYLVYSDISITSNMEKTDLNTLGNGITSALVSFYRVTGTKVSSYGLNTIPELNAWQYLVKGEEKRVWVSSNIEKDATSSVGYSLTADNGDNVRIFLKK, translated from the coding sequence ATGAAAAAAGTATTGCTAACTACTCTTGCTACAATTACAATCGCGGGATTTTCCATGGAAAGTGCTAAAGAACCCGTTAAGGCTGCTGATACTCAAAATGTTTCATTTTCTGATATAGCCGGGCATTGGTCACAAAGCAATGTCATGACAGCAATCCAGAAGGGTTATGTTGATGGCTACCCAGATGGTACGTTCCGTCCGGATGGAACCATCACAAGAGCTGAGTACGCAGCGCTATTGAGTCGTGTTACAAATCTTGAAACAACGACAACACCCAATGCTTTTTCTGATTTAAAAGGTCACTGGAGCCAAACGGAAGTCAACAAACTGGTTGCGCTCGGATTTATTGATCCTACCGATTACCCAAATGGTTTTGAAGCCGATAAGAAGCTTACACGATATGAAATGATGAAATGGATTTCAACTGGCCTAGCCAAATCGGACCCAAGCTTTCAACAAGCATTGTTAGATACAAAGAATACTTTACTTCCAACTCCGGAGACATACAAAGGCGGTATTTCGACTGATCAAATTTCTTATATTGCCCTCGTAAAAGGAACTGGAATTATTGAAGGATTCGAAGATGGTTCTTTCAGGCCGGATAACTCAACAACAAGAGCAGAAGTTACAACAATTTTGCTCCGTTACACTGATGTTGAAGGAAAAAAAGCCGATCAATACAAAGCTTTGAACGAGTTGCGTGAAGTAGGGACAACTGGGACTAACGTTACTTCCCTAACACCTTATTATTACACAAAGAATTTGAGTGGTGACAAACCTACTTTCTCTAACATTTTGAATAAACCGATTACTTTGAAGAACAACTCTGGAAGTGTCAAGGTTCACCATTTAATTATTGTTGATTCTGATGGCGATCAAGGTAGTGGAGTATATGCTCCTATGTTCGTTGATAAGGTACCAAAAGCCTTTCTAGGCAGATATCTTGTGTACTCTGACATATCAATCACATCAAATATGGAGAAAACAGACTTAAACACACTTGGAAATGGTATCACAAGTGCTCTAGTTAGCTTTTATCGGGTAACAGGTACCAAAGTTAGTAGTTACGGTTTGAATACCATTCCAGAGTTAAATGCATGGCAGTATTTGGTTAAGGGTGAAGAAAAGAGAGTATGGGTATCATCCAACATAGAAAAAGATGCAACTAGTTCTGTAGGATATAGTCTTACAGCGGATAATGGAGATAATGTTAGAATCTTTCTAAAAAAGTAA